A genome region from Tursiops truncatus isolate mTurTru1 chromosome 15, mTurTru1.mat.Y, whole genome shotgun sequence includes the following:
- the SCP2D1 gene encoding SCP2 sterol-binding domain-containing protein 1 has product MWKRIDRQLKIKAGDGPPASQLKELGPAQELTVPHPVVLSEFQSFPVFEDISHHIKEVGAQLVKKVNAIFQLDITKDGKTILKWTIDLKNGSGNMYPGPARLPADTVFTIPEPVFMELVFGKMNPQKAFLAGKFKVSGKVLLGQKLERVFKDWAKY; this is encoded by the coding sequence ATGTGGAAGAGAATCGACCGTCAACTCAAGATCAAAGCAGGGGATGGGCCTCCGGCAAGCCAGCTCAAGGAATTGGGTCCAGCTCAGGAACTCACTGTGCCACACCCTGTAGTGCTGTCAGAGTTCCAGAGCTTCCCTGTGTTTGAGGACATCAGTCATCACATCAAAGAAGTGGGGGCCCAGCTGGTAAAGAAAGTCAATGCCATCTTTCAGCTGGACATCACCAAGGATGGGAAGACCATTCTGAAGTGGACCATTGATCTAAAGAACGGCTCTGGGAACATGTATCCAGGACCCGCCAGGCTCCCAGCGGACACTGTCTTCACAATCCCGGAGCCTGTCTTTATGGAGCTGGTTTTCGGCAAAATGAACCCTCAGAAGGCTTTCCTTGCTGGCAAGTTCAAAGTGAGCGGCAAAGTTCTGCTTGGCCAGAAGCTGGAGAGGGTTTTCAAAGACTGGGCTAAGTACTGA